One window from the genome of Cuculus canorus isolate bCucCan1 chromosome 12, bCucCan1.pri, whole genome shotgun sequence encodes:
- the LRRC28 gene encoding leucine-rich repeat-containing protein 28 isoform X3 produces MCLSLQYLTADRNHLWYVPRHLCQLPSLNELSMAGNRLAFLPLDLGRSRELQYVYVDNNIHLKGLPSYLYNKVIGCSGCGSPIQVSEVKLLSFSSGQLTVFLPAEVKSIGTETDHVLPLQELAMRTLYNTYCRFLKDLNFLTPISLPKSLLELLHCPLGHCHRCSQPMFTIVYPKLFPLRETPMAGLHQGRTTVSFVAYCCSTQCLQTFDLLS; encoded by the exons ATGTGCCTTTCGCTGCAGTACTTGACTGCAGACCGGAACCACCTGTGGTACGTGCCCCGCCACCTGTGCCAGCTGCCGAGCCTCAATGAGCTCTCCATGGCTGGAAACCGCCTGGCGTTTCTGCCACTTG ATTTAGGTCGTTCTCGGGAGCTACAATATGTTTACGTGGATAACAATATTCACCTGAAAGGCCTGCCATCATATCTGTATAATAAAGTCATTGGTTGCAGTGG TTGTGGTTCTCCAATTCAAGTTTCAGAAGTGAAACTGCTCTCTTTCTCATCGGGCCAGTTAACAGTGTTCCTGCCTGCAGAGGTGAAATCTATAGGGACAGAAACAGATCATGTGCTGCCTTTGCAAGAATTGGCCATGAGGACCCTCTATAACACCTACTGCAGGTTTTTAAAAG atttGAACTTTCTGACTCCAATCTCACTACCCAAAAGCCTCTTGGAATTGCTGCACTGTCCCTTGGGACACTGCCACCGCTGCAGCCAGCCCATGTTTACCATTGTCTACCCAAAGCTCTTTCCCTTAAGGGAAACTCCAATGGCAGGATTGCATCAAGG gagGACAACTGTTAGTTTTGTGGCATACTGCTGCTCCACCCAGTGTCTGCAGACTTTTGACCTACTGAGTTGA